TTTCGCGAACCAGGCCATCAAGATACTGCTTCCGGAAAAGGTCCAGACGATGGCCAATGTGCTTGGCAAGGTGGGGTATCAGAAACAGGTCGATGCGTTTGTGCTGAGCATGAATCGCGCCGCCGAGACGGCCGCTCCAAAGGCCAGACAGTTCTTTGTTGACGCGATCAAGCAGATGACTTTTCAGGATGCCATGCAGATATTAAAAGGCAAAGAGACTGCGGCCACCGACTATTTCAAGTCCAAAACGTACGACAAGATCTATGGCGAATTCAAACCCTCGGTTTCGACCAGCATGAACAAGGTGGGTGTTACGAAATCATATAAGGAGATGGTAGGTACCTACACGAATTCAGTGCCGTTTGCCAAGGCGGAATCGCTCGACCTGGACCATTACGTGACCACAAAAGCCCTGGATGGACTCTTTTACACGGTTGGCGAGGAGGAAAAGAAGATACGGACAGATCCTGCTGCCCGGGTTACGGACCTTTTAAAAAAGGTTTTCGGCAAATAGCCGGACAGATGTTCTGCTGTGGCCGCGCCCTGAGTGGAGGACCGTCACGCACGGATAATTAGCTGT
The sequence above is drawn from the Syntrophorhabdaceae bacterium genome and encodes:
- a CDS encoding DUF4197 domain-containing protein, whose product is MKKIAPIFLIAAGLMLSFICYGGPLDDVLKGVKIPQMGSSGPDEATTISGLKEALSIGSNNAVTSVSKVDGYFANQAIKILLPEKVQTMANVLGKVGYQKQVDAFVLSMNRAAETAAPKARQFFVDAIKQMTFQDAMQILKGKETAATDYFKSKTYDKIYGEFKPSVSTSMNKVGVTKSYKEMVGTYTNSVPFAKAESLDLDHYVTTKALDGLFYTVGEEEKKIRTDPAARVTDLLKKVFGK